The following is a genomic window from bacterium.
GTCCTGGCGATTGTCATCCTGCTGTTCGGCCCGAGCCGGCTCGCGGGACTGGGCGGCGCAGTCGGCAAGGCGATGCGGGAGTTCAAGGACGCGACCAAGCCCGAGGAGCCAAAGGCCCCTCCGGCCGGCCAAGGCGGTGGCGCCGGTACCAAGGCCTAGCGGCCGCCGGCATGCGTCCGGCGCTCGCCGGACGCGACGGGAGCAGCGCAGCGCGGGAGCGGCCCAAGGCCGCTCCTGTTTCATGTGGACGGTGAACCGTGGCCAGAGCGGCAAAGCGGACGGCCCGGGACCCCTGGTGGATATTCATCGTCGTGGTGGTGGCCGGCGCGATGCTCGGCAGCGTCGTCGCCGACGCGCTGGGGCAGTTTACCTATCTCGCGCCGCTCGGACACTCCGTCGCGGTCGGCGTGGATCCGCCGGTCACGCTCGACCTG
Proteins encoded in this region:
- a CDS encoding twin-arginine translocase TatA/TatE family subunit; translated protein: MGPKFWELIIVLAIVILLFGPSRLAGLGGAVGKAMREFKDATKPEEPKAPPAGQGGGAGTKA
- a CDS encoding DUF4321 domain-containing protein, which translates into the protein MARAAKRTARDPWWIFIVVVVAGAMLGSVVADALGQFTYLAPLGHSVAVGVDPPVTLDLRVLTVTLGFVVRLNLATVLGIIAAVFVFRLL